One genomic segment of Micromonospora sp. WMMC415 includes these proteins:
- a CDS encoding helix-turn-helix domain-containing protein, translating to MRGIGEDLTVGERIAWYRRRRGMSQEVLAGIVGRTVDWLSKVENNRIDLDRLSVIRSLAAALDVSIGDLVGEPTLLDWNAESGTKTVAALREALLNYRQLTPFLHGPRADAPEVAQLRSDVTHVWDAYQASRYGYVVARLPQVLAAGQAATQTHDGRDQEQSFALLALTYQAAAVLLTKLGEADLAWIAAERGFAAAQRCGDVVVVGSLFRSVTHTLLSTGRYREAKELTTDAAAYMQPGLADATPEYLSVYGTLFLAGSVAAARDEDRAAVRSFLNEADETARRLGHDANHLWTAFGPTNVAIHRVTTAMDLDDVQVAIDLGPRIDTTGLPIERQARHALETARALSAWNRTDEALAVVLTAEQKAPEQIRHHAISRQLVQNWMRRGRGRPSYQLASLAQRVHVAS from the coding sequence ATGCGAGGCATCGGTGAAGATCTAACGGTTGGCGAGCGAATCGCGTGGTATCGCCGGCGCAGGGGTATGTCCCAAGAAGTGCTGGCGGGCATCGTTGGACGTACCGTCGACTGGCTGAGCAAGGTTGAGAACAATCGCATAGATCTCGACCGGCTATCCGTCATTCGCTCGTTGGCCGCTGCGCTCGACGTCAGCATCGGTGACCTAGTCGGAGAACCAACCCTCCTGGACTGGAACGCCGAGAGCGGCACCAAAACCGTTGCCGCCTTGCGCGAGGCCCTTCTCAACTACCGACAGCTGACGCCGTTCCTGCATGGTCCCCGCGCCGACGCCCCCGAGGTAGCCCAGCTGCGCAGCGACGTGACGCACGTGTGGGACGCATACCAAGCTTCGCGGTACGGATACGTTGTTGCCCGATTGCCACAGGTGCTCGCGGCCGGCCAGGCCGCAACGCAAACACATGATGGTAGGGATCAAGAGCAGTCGTTCGCGTTGCTGGCGCTCACGTACCAGGCCGCCGCCGTGCTGCTTACGAAGCTAGGCGAAGCAGATCTGGCGTGGATTGCGGCCGAACGGGGTTTCGCAGCGGCCCAACGCTGCGGGGATGTAGTCGTCGTCGGGTCACTCTTTCGCTCGGTCACTCACACTCTGCTCTCCACAGGTCGGTACCGGGAAGCAAAGGAACTCACCACAGACGCGGCCGCGTACATGCAGCCGGGGCTGGCAGACGCCACCCCGGAGTATCTGTCGGTTTACGGCACGTTGTTCCTGGCGGGTTCCGTCGCCGCAGCCCGCGATGAAGACCGCGCCGCCGTTCGATCGTTCCTCAACGAGGCGGACGAAACTGCGCGCCGACTCGGCCACGACGCGAACCACCTATGGACGGCGTTCGGCCCGACGAATGTCGCGATTCATCGCGTGACCACCGCGATGGACCTCGACGACGTCCAGGTGGCGATCGACCTCGGCCCGCGTATCGATACGACCGGCCTGCCCATCGAGCGGCAAGCCCGGCATGCCCTGGAGACAGCCCGCGCTCTCAGCGCCTGGAACCGCACCGATGAAGCCTTGGCAGTGGTCCTCACCGCCGAGCAGAAGGCGCCGGAGCAGATCCGCCATCACGCGATCAGCAGGCAGCTCGTGCAGAACTGGATGCGCCGCGGCCGGGGCCGCCCCAGCTACCAGCTCGCGAGTCTGGCGCAGCGGGTGCACGTAGCAAGCTAG
- a CDS encoding N-6 DNA methylase, whose translation MGLDVANKFGKLADLGNEASVEQFFVGRLLGDLGYEDRQIRPKTTLDELSISSGRKSKKWRPDYALQINGRVRWICEAKGVDESLDDWIGQCSSYCLELNKLHSDNPVEYFLLTNGVTTRLYRWDSAEPIIEAEFRDFVAGNINYARIRQVLSPKAFVVPRQRAADEATLTLRRRGVSELNLDFAWAHRLIYKRENLSYTAAFMEFVKVVFLKLWSDREVHSSPSADKSVAGTTTVPVDVVRFSRHWIEKHEKDTPNPLDAILFRRLLDDFEMEISRGNKKRIFEPGERLNLSPDTLKSIADRLEAVDLISIDADLNGRMFETFLNSTLRGKALGQYFTPRSVVKLATGLARLQASPEHTDRVIDACCGTGGFLIEALAKMWAQLDANQSLSNTERETLRSKVATECLIGVDVARDPALARIARINMYLHGDGGSSIYQLDALDKKLRIPGTDSPELSREKAELRSRIAAKGKAGLADVALTNPPFAKEYNRNQAWERQFLEDYELAYDDKGGSKRPLGSLNSMVMFLERYHDILGPKGRLVTVVDDSILGSSRHRRVRDWIRRRWIIKAVVSLPGDAFQRSQARVKTSVIVLQKRDSEAERQPSVFMYYCTAVGVDDAPRQRVLPIDEENRKKATEEIDRVTSLYEAFQRGAPEAASWTVPAEALTDRLDVKACLPSSGRKVTEWEALGLDVVPVESLMMPVSLAEAAEADSSSDTEGVDETLDANRLLDTEAVDELVTYLRVRYDGFCEPGDDAWTSDLKGQRLTRVREGDIVISHINAIHGAIGIVPAELEGCVVTTEYTVCRPTTDIPAGVLWTLLRSPEARADLLVLATGIGRTRVNWGIVRQLRLPVPPEALQQEILDALSAADAAERSVGQLRDRARRRAVDDLLLDSADAQAIISAFKPPR comes from the coding sequence ATGGGCCTCGACGTAGCCAACAAGTTCGGAAAGCTCGCCGACCTAGGAAATGAGGCGAGTGTTGAGCAGTTCTTTGTTGGCCGACTGCTCGGCGACCTGGGATATGAGGACCGACAGATCCGACCCAAGACTACCTTGGACGAGCTGAGCATCTCCAGCGGACGGAAGAGCAAGAAGTGGCGCCCTGATTACGCGCTTCAAATCAATGGCAGAGTGCGCTGGATTTGTGAAGCTAAGGGCGTCGACGAGAGCCTGGACGACTGGATCGGGCAGTGCTCCAGCTACTGCCTTGAGCTCAACAAGCTTCATTCTGACAATCCCGTCGAGTACTTCCTCTTGACGAATGGTGTCACCACCCGCCTCTATCGGTGGGACAGTGCTGAGCCAATCATCGAAGCAGAGTTCCGTGACTTTGTTGCAGGAAACATCAACTATGCGAGGATCCGCCAGGTTCTGTCTCCCAAGGCATTTGTCGTCCCTCGACAGAGAGCTGCGGACGAGGCGACCTTGACTCTTCGGCGTCGAGGCGTATCTGAACTAAACCTGGACTTTGCATGGGCGCATCGACTTATCTACAAGCGCGAGAACCTAAGTTACACGGCGGCCTTCATGGAGTTCGTGAAGGTCGTATTCCTTAAGCTGTGGTCGGACCGAGAGGTGCACAGCAGCCCCTCAGCCGACAAATCCGTCGCCGGGACAACAACTGTGCCGGTCGACGTAGTGCGCTTCTCCCGTCATTGGATCGAGAAGCACGAGAAAGACACGCCAAACCCGCTAGATGCCATCCTGTTCCGCCGACTGCTCGACGATTTCGAGATGGAGATCAGCAGAGGGAACAAGAAACGCATCTTCGAGCCCGGCGAGCGATTGAACCTTTCTCCGGACACGCTCAAATCTATCGCGGACCGTCTCGAAGCCGTAGATCTTATCAGCATCGATGCTGACCTCAACGGCCGAATGTTTGAGACATTCCTTAACTCGACGCTCCGCGGTAAGGCACTTGGGCAGTATTTCACGCCGAGAAGCGTCGTGAAGCTGGCTACGGGCCTCGCGAGATTGCAGGCATCGCCGGAACACACCGACCGTGTCATCGACGCTTGCTGCGGAACGGGGGGATTCCTTATCGAGGCGCTTGCGAAGATGTGGGCTCAACTAGATGCAAACCAGTCGCTGTCTAACACCGAACGCGAAACGCTGCGCAGCAAGGTAGCAACTGAATGTCTAATTGGTGTCGACGTCGCTCGCGACCCGGCGCTGGCTCGTATTGCTCGGATCAACATGTATCTGCACGGCGACGGCGGCAGCAGCATTTATCAACTAGATGCGTTGGATAAGAAGCTCCGAATTCCGGGCACTGACAGTCCCGAGTTGAGTAGAGAAAAGGCGGAACTTCGCAGCCGCATCGCGGCGAAGGGAAAGGCTGGATTGGCCGATGTTGCTCTAACCAATCCGCCATTCGCGAAGGAGTACAACCGCAACCAGGCCTGGGAGCGCCAGTTCTTAGAAGACTATGAACTGGCTTACGATGACAAAGGTGGTTCAAAGCGCCCGCTCGGCAGCCTGAACTCCATGGTCATGTTCCTAGAGCGCTACCACGACATTCTTGGTCCGAAGGGCCGTCTAGTCACGGTGGTCGACGACAGCATCTTGGGCTCTTCCCGTCACAGGCGTGTGCGGGACTGGATCCGCCGCCGATGGATTATCAAGGCAGTCGTCTCGTTACCGGGCGATGCGTTCCAAAGATCTCAGGCCCGAGTAAAGACATCCGTCATCGTTCTTCAGAAGCGAGACTCAGAGGCTGAGCGGCAGCCAAGCGTATTTATGTATTACTGCACAGCTGTAGGCGTCGACGACGCGCCACGCCAGAGGGTCTTGCCGATCGACGAGGAGAACCGCAAGAAGGCAACCGAGGAGATCGATCGAGTTACCAGCCTCTACGAAGCGTTCCAGCGCGGTGCTCCCGAGGCCGCTAGCTGGACCGTCCCGGCTGAGGCTCTTACTGACCGCTTGGATGTCAAGGCTTGCTTGCCATCGTCTGGCCGAAAGGTCACAGAGTGGGAAGCCCTAGGCTTGGATGTGGTGCCGGTCGAGAGCTTGATGATGCCAGTAAGTCTTGCCGAAGCAGCCGAGGCGGATTCTTCGTCAGATACAGAGGGAGTTGACGAAACGCTTGACGCCAACCGGTTGCTGGACACTGAGGCGGTTGACGAGCTGGTCACCTACCTGAGGGTTCGGTACGACGGCTTCTGTGAGCCAGGCGATGATGCTTGGACCTCTGACCTGAAGGGGCAGCGGCTGACTCGCGTTCGTGAAGGCGACATCGTCATAAGTCACATCAACGCTATCCACGGGGCCATCGGGATCGTCCCAGCCGAGCTGGAGGGTTGCGTGGTGACTACCGAATACACCGTCTGCCGGCCGACTACAGACATCCCCGCTGGGGTTCTTTGGACACTGTTGCGATCCCCTGAGGCGCGAGCAGACCTCTTAGTCCTCGCCACCGGCATTGGGAGGACCCGTGTGAACTGGGGGATCGTCCGACAGCTGAGGTTGCCAGTGCCTCCCGAAGCGCTACAGCAAGAGATCCTAGACGCGTTAAGTGCCGCCGATGCTGCCGAGCGGTCGGTGGGACAGTTGCGAGACCGTGCACGCCGAAGGGCAGTCGACGACCTCTTGCTCGACAGTGCCGATGCGCAAGCCATCATCTCCGCATTCAAGCCGCCGAGGTGA
- a CDS encoding DUF6518 family protein, which translates to MALTAVAGGFLLGFLDFLWIKFVPYPLAELGNSTATWAVAAFAFGCWVRSGWLRAALGAAVLLVVAVPSYYLAATLVQGDELAVVWAPSSLLWMVFGVLAGVVFGIGGTWARGTGWRQIVGTALPAAVFFEEATRYARNANDPNYPPGLLWNVVIDVALGLLVVALIGSGSRQRMLALAVALPLALLIFIAFAVAGGW; encoded by the coding sequence TTGGCACTCACCGCCGTCGCGGGAGGCTTCCTGCTCGGCTTCCTCGACTTCTTGTGGATCAAGTTCGTGCCGTACCCCCTCGCCGAACTCGGCAACTCCACCGCCACGTGGGCAGTCGCCGCCTTCGCCTTCGGCTGCTGGGTCCGGTCGGGCTGGTTGCGCGCGGCCCTGGGCGCCGCCGTCCTGCTCGTCGTGGCGGTGCCCAGCTACTACCTGGCGGCAACGCTCGTCCAAGGAGACGAGTTGGCCGTGGTGTGGGCACCGTCGTCGCTGCTCTGGATGGTCTTCGGTGTCCTGGCCGGCGTGGTCTTCGGCATCGGCGGCACCTGGGCGCGTGGAACGGGCTGGCGACAGATCGTCGGGACGGCACTGCCGGCCGCCGTGTTCTTCGAGGAGGCGACCAGGTACGCCCGCAATGCGAACGATCCCAACTACCCTCCCGGCCTCCTGTGGAACGTCGTCATCGACGTCGCGCTCGGCCTTCTGGTCGTCGCGCTGATCGGGAGCGGAAGCCGGCAACGGATGCTCGCACTGGCCGTGGCCCTGCCCCTGGCCCTGCTCATCTTCATCGCGTTCGCGGTGGCCGGCGGCTGGTGA
- a CDS encoding NUDIX hydrolase, translated as MTSQAENARPQATPKVAAGALFVDEQDRVMLVRPTYKSHWDIPGGYVEQGESPLSACVREVYEEIGLHVAIGPLLTVDWAPRPDEGDKVLFIFDGGILTPEQLSTVSFRDGEIAEWAFVADGQLDELTIPRLARRLRATMQARRQSHSAYLEEGALPASA; from the coding sequence GTGACCAGTCAAGCCGAGAACGCGCGTCCGCAGGCCACCCCGAAGGTGGCGGCGGGCGCGCTCTTCGTTGACGAGCAGGACCGGGTGATGCTCGTCAGGCCCACGTACAAGTCGCACTGGGACATCCCCGGCGGGTACGTGGAGCAAGGCGAGAGTCCCTTGTCGGCCTGCGTCAGAGAGGTCTACGAGGAGATTGGGCTCCACGTCGCAATCGGGCCCCTGCTGACCGTTGACTGGGCTCCCAGACCAGATGAGGGGGACAAAGTCCTCTTCATTTTCGACGGCGGCATCCTTACGCCCGAGCAGCTTTCGACCGTCTCCTTCCGTGACGGCGAGATCGCGGAGTGGGCGTTCGTCGCGGATGGCCAGCTCGACGAGCTGACCATTCCCAGATTGGCCCGTCGGCTCCGAGCCACTATGCAGGCCCGCAGACAGTCGCACTCCGCCTATCTAGAAGAGGGCGCCCTACCCGCCTCCGCATGA
- a CDS encoding SigE family RNA polymerase sigma factor translates to MARGDAEFVEFARAASGRLVHAAYLMTGNHHQAEDAAQTALVRTYASWSRIQDDDAYGYARSVLVNHLIDGWRRPIREYPTEELPEQRRDDIADEVATRRWLLAILGSLSPRERAIVVLRYYFDLPEAQVARELNVSVGTVKSTSSRALQKLRTTGRVRDAQEACR, encoded by the coding sequence ATGGCTCGGGGTGACGCGGAGTTCGTCGAGTTCGCCCGGGCGGCGTCCGGGCGGCTGGTGCATGCCGCCTACCTGATGACCGGCAACCACCACCAGGCCGAGGACGCGGCGCAGACCGCCCTGGTCCGGACGTACGCGTCGTGGTCCCGGATCCAGGACGACGACGCGTACGGGTACGCCCGCTCGGTGCTGGTCAACCACCTCATCGACGGCTGGCGACGCCCGATCCGCGAGTACCCCACCGAGGAGCTCCCGGAGCAACGTCGGGACGACATCGCCGACGAGGTCGCCACCCGACGCTGGCTGCTCGCGATCCTCGGCTCGCTCAGCCCCCGCGAGCGCGCCATCGTCGTCCTGCGGTACTACTTCGACCTTCCGGAGGCCCAGGTGGCCCGCGAGCTGAACGTGTCGGTCGGCACGGTCAAGAGCACCAGTTCACGAGCCCTGCAGAAGCTGCGCACCACCGGCCGCGTACGCGATGCGCAGGAGGCGTGCCGATGA